ATGCGCCGATGATCCGCGTCGACCAGGACGGCGTCTACTACGGGATCCTCGCGGCCGGTCGGCAGTTCCGGAAGCAGGGGACACCGGGCGTGATCATCAGCACCTCGTCGATCTACGGCGAGCAGGCCGCGGAGCTCTCGTTCACCTACAGCGCCGCGAAGGCCGCCGTCATCTCGTTCACGCGCTCGGCAGCCTACGAGCTCGCCCAGTACGGCATCCGTGCCGTGGCGATCACGCCAGGCCGTGTCGGCACGGCGATCATCAACCAGTTCAGCGACGAGCTCAAGGCGACCTTCGCCTCCGAGCAGCTGCGCAACAAGATGACGCAGCCGCACGAGATCGCCGACGTCGTCGCCTTCCTCGCGTCGGATGAGGCCAACGTCATCAACGGCACGGTCGTGCACGTCGACGACGGCTACTCGGTGTTCAAGCAGCGGCTCGACCTTCCGGTCTTCTGATCGAGCGGACGACGGCGTGAACCTCGATCTGGACCTCGATCTCGATGTC
This genomic interval from Microbacterium sp. 4R-513 contains the following:
- a CDS encoding SDR family oxidoreductase encodes the protein MRLTGKVALITGGASGIGLATVEKFISEGAKVAVADINADRAQEVVDGLEPGTAVAVGVDVSVYAEVEAAVQTAVDAFGKLDVIFNNAGIAGGKPLLEHDPEVDYAPMIRVDQDGVYYGILAAGRQFRKQGTPGVIISTSSIYGEQAAELSFTYSAAKAAVISFTRSAAYELAQYGIRAVAITPGRVGTAIINQFSDELKATFASEQLRNKMTQPHEIADVVAFLASDEANVINGTVVHVDDGYSVFKQRLDLPVF